Proteins from a single region of Kitasatospora sp. NBC_00240:
- a CDS encoding nuclease, with translation MPMLLIKGTYRILATQPDGDTLHFTPQDPGFWCDVAGKNQVVRNSRGGGKLRLDGIDALETHYLGVGPDYVNQPVGDGAHAARDELLKWIGFTDVVQGEDEKVTASTPETVPGYILASGADIFGRCIAMAGRGPLPPDTKDGERIHVDVNLVNQTANHHLLSRGLVYPTFYSNLPTELRLDMADTAKQARTSAVPGSVWAKDATSTGATITGMSSITKDLVILPKLFRRLADYIRLFGPSLNCFPAYLAGEGEEFYVPEEKNPVRGLQHIVTVTDNTLKLTRDIEDIVLVDK, from the coding sequence ATGCCGATGCTGCTCATCAAGGGGACGTACCGCATCCTGGCTACCCAACCGGACGGCGACACCCTGCACTTCACCCCCCAGGATCCGGGCTTCTGGTGCGACGTCGCCGGCAAGAACCAGGTGGTCCGGAACAGCCGCGGCGGCGGCAAGCTGCGCCTGGACGGGATCGACGCGCTGGAGACCCACTATCTGGGAGTCGGGCCGGACTACGTGAACCAGCCGGTGGGCGACGGGGCTCACGCCGCCCGGGACGAGCTGCTGAAGTGGATCGGTTTCACCGACGTCGTCCAGGGTGAGGACGAGAAGGTCACCGCCTCGACCCCGGAGACCGTGCCCGGTTACATCCTCGCCAGCGGCGCCGACATCTTCGGCCGTTGTATCGCCATGGCCGGCCGGGGGCCCCTGCCCCCGGACACCAAGGACGGCGAACGGATCCACGTCGACGTGAACCTCGTGAACCAGACCGCCAACCACCACCTGCTCAGCCGCGGCCTGGTCTACCCCACCTTCTACAGCAACCTCCCGACGGAACTGCGCCTCGACATGGCCGACACCGCCAAGCAGGCGCGGACCTCGGCAGTTCCCGGCAGCGTCTGGGCCAAGGACGCGACCAGTACCGGGGCGACCATCACCGGCATGTCCTCGATCACCAAGGACCTGGTGATCCTGCCGAAGCTCTTCCGGCGCCTCGCGGACTACATCCGCCTCTTCGGCCCGTCCCTGAACTGCTTCCCGGCCTATCTCGCCGGTGAGGGCGAGGAGTTCTACGTTCCCGAGGAGAAGAACCCCGTCAGAGGCCTCCAGCACATCGTCACGGTCACCGACAACACCCTCAAGCTGACCCGCGACATCGAAGACATCGTGCTCGTCGACAAGTGA
- a CDS encoding glyoxalase, which yields MATTASTAARTSLVSVTLEVADLEAAHRFYAAFGVDTYLRLRASEAQSTGFRGFTLALTVSGPATVDGFVAAAVDAGATVLKPAAKSLWGYSGVVQAPDGTIWKIATSAKKDTGPATHEIDELVLLIGVEDVKATKQFYVGQGLTVAKSFGGKYAEFAAGTSSPVTLALYKRRALAKDLGVPADGTGSHRIALGSTTSTFTDPDGFAWEAAA from the coding sequence ATGGCAACCACCGCTTCCACCGCAGCCCGCACCTCCCTCGTCTCCGTCACCCTTGAGGTGGCCGACCTTGAGGCCGCCCACCGCTTCTACGCCGCCTTCGGTGTGGACACGTACCTGCGCCTGCGGGCGTCGGAAGCGCAGTCCACCGGATTCCGCGGCTTCACCCTGGCGCTGACGGTGTCCGGGCCGGCCACCGTCGACGGCTTCGTCGCCGCCGCCGTGGACGCCGGCGCCACCGTCCTGAAGCCCGCCGCGAAGTCGTTGTGGGGCTACAGCGGCGTCGTCCAGGCCCCGGACGGGACGATCTGGAAGATCGCGACCTCGGCGAAGAAGGACACCGGCCCCGCCACCCACGAGATCGACGAGCTGGTCCTGCTGATCGGCGTCGAGGACGTGAAGGCCACCAAGCAGTTCTACGTCGGCCAAGGCCTGACCGTGGCCAAGAGCTTCGGCGGCAAGTACGCCGAGTTCGCCGCCGGCACCTCCAGCCCGGTCACGCTGGCCCTGTACAAGCGCCGCGCCCTGGCCAAGGACCTCGGCGTCCCCGCCGACGGCACCGGCTCGCACCGCATCGCCCTCGGCAGCACCACCAGCACCTTCACCGACCCGGACGGCTTCGCCTGGGAGGCCGCAGCGTAG
- a CDS encoding discoidin domain-containing protein, with protein MGVTRRAFLQAAAAAGVAGAMGLGEGALAGPAAAASAPGDVVGKVTVGYQGWFACAGDGAPINGWWHWAQNWGQAPSPSNSAVVAWPDVRDYPTTYRTAYGSLGNGQPATLFSSYDQATVDVHFRWMKQYGIDTAALQRFNPTGGEGPTRDAMAGKVRSAAESQGVKFYVMYDVSDWATMQADIKTDWTNKMRAHTASSAYARQNGRPVVCIWGFGFNDNQRPFAPGPCLEVVNWFKAQGCYVIGGVPTWWRTGDRDSRPGFADVYHAFDMLSPWMVGRIGNVADADNFYNVATVPDLAECAAHGIDYQPCVLPGGVSGRQRAHGDFMWRQFWNMGRAGVPSVYISMFDEYNEGNQIAKTAESQAWVPAGSNFLALDEDGTACSSDYYLRLTGDGGRMLKGQIALTAVRPTQPVVVGGGGDTVPPTAPGALHVTARSDTTVALAWTASTDNVGVTGYRIRQVTGSAATPVGTAPGNATAFTVTGLTASTSYVFDVQALDAAGSVSAPSGQVTATTSAGSSPTVNLALQRPTSESSHTQVYGSGNAVDGDPATYWESANNAFPQWLQVDLGTATGVRRIVLTLPPATAWATRTQTVAVQGSTDGSSFGQLLGATGCTFDPATGNTATLTLPRHHDHPVRPTRPHRQHRLAGRADL; from the coding sequence ATGGGTGTCACGCGTCGGGCGTTTCTGCAGGCCGCAGCTGCGGCGGGGGTCGCCGGGGCGATGGGGCTCGGGGAGGGCGCGCTCGCCGGGCCCGCGGCCGCGGCGAGCGCGCCCGGCGATGTGGTCGGCAAGGTGACCGTGGGCTACCAGGGCTGGTTCGCCTGCGCCGGGGACGGTGCCCCGATCAACGGCTGGTGGCACTGGGCCCAGAACTGGGGCCAGGCGCCGTCCCCCTCCAACAGCGCCGTCGTGGCCTGGCCGGACGTCCGGGACTACCCGACGACCTACCGCACCGCCTACGGCAGCCTCGGCAACGGGCAGCCGGCCACCCTGTTCTCCTCCTACGACCAGGCCACCGTCGACGTGCACTTCCGCTGGATGAAGCAGTACGGCATCGACACCGCGGCCCTCCAGCGCTTCAACCCCACCGGCGGCGAGGGGCCGACCCGCGACGCGATGGCGGGCAAGGTACGCAGCGCGGCGGAGTCCCAGGGCGTCAAGTTCTACGTGATGTACGACGTCTCCGACTGGGCGACCATGCAGGCGGACATCAAGACCGACTGGACGAACAAGATGCGGGCGCACACCGCCTCGTCCGCCTACGCGCGGCAGAACGGCAGGCCCGTGGTGTGCATCTGGGGATTCGGCTTCAACGACAACCAGCGGCCGTTCGCACCGGGCCCCTGCCTGGAGGTGGTGAACTGGTTCAAGGCGCAGGGCTGTTACGTGATCGGCGGGGTGCCGACCTGGTGGCGCACGGGCGACCGGGACTCCCGGCCCGGGTTCGCCGACGTCTACCACGCCTTCGACATGCTCTCGCCGTGGATGGTCGGCCGGATCGGCAACGTCGCGGACGCCGACAACTTCTACAACGTCGCGACCGTGCCCGACCTCGCCGAGTGCGCCGCGCACGGCATCGACTACCAGCCGTGCGTGCTGCCCGGCGGGGTCTCGGGCCGGCAGCGCGCCCACGGCGACTTCATGTGGCGCCAGTTCTGGAACATGGGCCGGGCCGGGGTGCCGAGCGTCTACATCTCGATGTTCGACGAGTACAACGAGGGCAACCAGATCGCCAAGACCGCCGAGTCCCAGGCCTGGGTACCGGCCGGATCGAACTTCCTCGCGCTCGACGAGGACGGCACCGCCTGCTCCTCCGACTACTACCTGCGGCTGACCGGCGACGGCGGCCGGATGCTGAAGGGCCAGATCGCCCTCACCGCCGTGCGGCCCACCCAGCCGGTCGTCGTCGGCGGCGGGGGCGACACCGTGCCGCCGACCGCCCCCGGCGCACTGCACGTCACCGCCCGCAGCGACACCACCGTGGCGCTGGCCTGGACGGCGTCCACCGACAACGTCGGCGTGACGGGCTACCGGATCCGCCAGGTCACCGGCTCCGCCGCCACCCCGGTCGGCACCGCCCCCGGGAACGCCACCGCGTTCACCGTCACCGGGCTCACCGCCTCGACGTCCTACGTCTTCGACGTGCAGGCCCTCGACGCGGCCGGGAGCGTCTCCGCGCCCTCCGGCCAGGTCACCGCCACGACGTCGGCCGGCAGCTCGCCCACCGTCAACCTCGCCCTGCAGCGGCCCACCTCGGAGAGCAGCCACACCCAGGTCTACGGATCGGGCAACGCCGTGGACGGCGACCCGGCCACCTACTGGGAGAGCGCCAACAACGCCTTCCCGCAGTGGCTCCAGGTCGACCTGGGCACGGCCACCGGGGTCCGCCGGATCGTCCTCACGCTGCCGCCGGCCACCGCCTGGGCCACCCGCACGCAGACCGTCGCCGTCCAGGGCAGCACCGACGGCAGCTCCTTCGGGCAGCTCCTGGGCGCCACGGGTTGCACCTTCGACCCGGCCACCGGGAACACCGCCACGCTGACCCTGCCCCGCCACCACGACCACCCGGTACGTCCGACTCGTCCTCACCGCCAACACCGGCTGGCCGGCCGGGCAGATCTCTGA
- a CDS encoding cupin domain-containing protein yields the protein MTADNRPQRPVLVRAEQAETLQDGATSLITLLADAGDTGGAFTANKATFEKGSPGAPAHFHTKATELFLVLDGRMRILVEDEVLTLGKGDFLSVPPTVPHAFAPAPDSTAELLVVFTPGLHRFDYYRLLERVYRGEATVQEIRDSSQTYDNHYFDSPQWQTSLAEGATFGAGR from the coding sequence ATGACTGCCGACAACCGGCCGCAGCGTCCCGTCCTGGTCCGCGCCGAACAGGCCGAGACCCTGCAGGACGGCGCCACCAGCCTGATCACCCTGCTGGCCGACGCGGGCGACACGGGCGGCGCGTTCACCGCCAACAAGGCCACGTTCGAGAAGGGTTCGCCGGGCGCCCCCGCGCACTTCCACACGAAGGCGACGGAGCTGTTCCTCGTGCTCGACGGCAGGATGCGGATCCTCGTCGAGGACGAGGTGCTGACGCTGGGGAAGGGCGACTTCCTGAGCGTGCCGCCCACGGTGCCGCACGCCTTCGCGCCCGCGCCGGACAGCACGGCCGAGCTGCTCGTCGTCTTCACGCCGGGCCTGCACCGGTTCGACTACTACCGGCTGCTGGAGCGCGTGTACCGCGGCGAGGCGACCGTCCAGGAGATCAGGGACAGCTCGCAGACGTACGACAACCACTACTTCGACAGCCCGCAGTGGCAGACCTCGCTGGCCGAGGGCGCGACGTTCGGCGCCGGCCGCTGA
- a CDS encoding helix-turn-helix domain-containing protein, which yields MGWTSVSSAVVAPADGFEWFRERLSTDLMPVAVSPERAAGFRAEITNVELGPVQVSAFAFSPARARRTSAHVRQGDPEEYQLALITEGTFRTSQRGNESLVSGDLVLTDTSRPMENVSAGEDGRAGAIMLQIPRAVLPLHPDRVDRLLARGIPATEGTGAVVAGFLTTLLHHGPGCRPEELSRLGSITLDLATACLAQQLGVLDEAPAEARAQLMVQRIHGFIDHNLGDPGLTPRAIADHHRISLRGLYALFDGQSSSVAATIRRRRLERCRVDLTRHTLSSRTIQEIATHWGFSSATAFSRAFREEYGITPTEHRAGGRQP from the coding sequence GTGGGATGGACAAGTGTGTCGTCCGCCGTCGTGGCGCCGGCGGACGGGTTCGAGTGGTTCCGCGAGAGGCTGTCGACCGATCTGATGCCCGTCGCGGTCAGTCCGGAGCGGGCGGCCGGCTTCCGTGCGGAGATCACGAACGTGGAGCTGGGCCCCGTTCAGGTGTCGGCCTTCGCATTCTCGCCGGCGCGGGCGCGCCGCACCTCGGCCCATGTCCGGCAGGGCGATCCCGAGGAGTACCAGCTCGCGCTGATCACGGAAGGCACCTTCCGGACCTCCCAGCGCGGCAACGAGTCGCTCGTCTCCGGCGATCTGGTGCTGACGGACACCTCGCGCCCGATGGAGAACGTGTCGGCCGGCGAGGACGGACGGGCCGGCGCGATCATGCTGCAGATACCCCGGGCCGTCCTGCCGCTGCACCCGGACCGGGTGGACCGCCTGCTCGCCCGGGGCATCCCGGCGACCGAGGGTACGGGGGCCGTCGTCGCCGGGTTCCTCACCACCCTGCTCCACCACGGGCCCGGCTGCCGTCCGGAGGAACTGTCCCGCCTGGGATCCATCACGCTCGACCTGGCCACCGCCTGTCTCGCCCAGCAACTGGGCGTCCTGGACGAGGCGCCGGCCGAAGCCCGCGCCCAGTTGATGGTGCAACGGATCCACGGCTTCATCGACCACAACCTCGGCGATCCCGGCCTGACCCCCCGGGCGATCGCCGACCACCACCGCATCTCCCTGCGCGGTCTCTACGCGTTGTTCGACGGGCAGTCCTCCAGCGTCGCCGCGACGATCCGCCGGCGCCGGCTGGAACGCTGCCGCGTCGACCTCACCCGACACACGCTGAGCAGCCGGACGATCCAGGAGATCGCGACCCACTGGGGCTTCTCCAGCGCCACCGCCTTCAGCCGTGCCTTCCGCGAGGAGTACGGCATCACCCCCACCGAACACCGCGCCGGCGGCCGTCAACCCTGA
- a CDS encoding VOC family protein, producing the protein MATRLVQINMKARDDSTLGRFWAEALGWGVDSEGPGVTNLEPLNFAYPDPVAVCIDIIARPEPKTVKNRVHLDLATTSAAHQAELVARLKDLGATLADVGQGDVPWTVMADPEGNEFCVLEPRPVYRDTGPIAAVVVDCADPRAMARFWDEAMDWTLHEVADDHATMRSAQGVGPYLEFVRTPDTKSVWNRVHLDVCPYPGDDLAAEEARLRALGATDPGIDRSAISWTVLADPEGNEFCLLTPR; encoded by the coding sequence ATGGCAACAAGACTCGTGCAGATCAACATGAAGGCCCGGGACGACTCCACGCTCGGCCGGTTCTGGGCGGAGGCGCTCGGTTGGGGCGTCGACAGCGAGGGACCCGGCGTGACCAACCTCGAACCCCTGAACTTCGCCTACCCCGACCCCGTGGCCGTCTGCATCGACATCATCGCCCGGCCGGAACCCAAAACGGTGAAGAACCGGGTGCACCTTGATCTGGCCACCACCTCGGCCGCCCATCAGGCGGAGTTGGTCGCGCGCCTGAAGGATCTCGGTGCGACGCTCGCCGACGTGGGTCAGGGCGATGTCCCCTGGACGGTCATGGCCGACCCGGAGGGCAACGAGTTCTGCGTCCTGGAGCCGCGCCCGGTCTACCGGGACACCGGGCCGATCGCCGCGGTGGTGGTCGACTGCGCCGACCCGCGGGCGATGGCCCGGTTCTGGGACGAGGCGATGGACTGGACGCTGCACGAGGTCGCCGACGACCACGCGACCATGCGTTCCGCCCAAGGCGTCGGCCCCTACCTGGAGTTCGTCCGCACCCCCGACACCAAGAGCGTGTGGAACCGCGTCCACCTCGACGTCTGCCCCTACCCCGGTGACGACCTGGCGGCGGAGGAAGCCCGACTGCGCGCCCTGGGCGCCACCGATCCGGGTATCGACCGGTCAGCGATCTCCTGGACGGTTCTGGCCGACCCGGAGGGCAACGAGTTCTGCCTCCTGACCCCTCGCTGA
- a CDS encoding SMI1/KNR4 family protein produces MDSRIPRLRRKLTRIPWTPGRSHSFGEERHEFRLGPRLPKARADAFEAEHGVELPRPYRDFLAHMGGSGASPYYGLIPLENCTLFTMNVKDGGQDGRGFRRAHRPTSRGDLFLHIIERGCSDLVLVSVSGPLTGRVLIGNADGFWGPNVSSAPDFLAWYERWLDHMAAGQDNRALELTSPRLRTHPDRHRLAPKI; encoded by the coding sequence ATGGACTCCCGCATCCCGCGGCTGCGACGCAAACTGACACGCATCCCCTGGACGCCCGGCCGAAGCCACTCCTTCGGGGAGGAACGGCACGAGTTCCGCCTCGGCCCCCGCCTGCCCAAAGCTCGGGCCGACGCTTTCGAGGCCGAGCATGGCGTGGAACTTCCCCGTCCCTACCGGGACTTCCTCGCACACATGGGCGGCAGCGGCGCGTCTCCGTACTACGGACTGATCCCGTTGGAGAACTGCACGCTCTTCACGATGAACGTCAAGGACGGCGGCCAGGACGGAAGAGGATTCCGCCGGGCCCATCGCCCCACGAGCCGAGGTGACCTGTTCCTGCACATCATCGAACGCGGCTGCAGCGATCTCGTCCTCGTAAGCGTGAGCGGCCCTCTCACCGGGCGCGTACTCATCGGCAACGCCGACGGCTTCTGGGGCCCGAACGTCTCCTCGGCCCCGGACTTCCTCGCCTGGTACGAACGATGGCTCGACCATATGGCCGCCGGACAGGACAACCGGGCCCTGGAACTCACCTCGCCCCGACTCCGAACACATCCCGATCGGCATCGACTCGCCCCCAAGATCTGA
- a CDS encoding L-threonylcarbamoyladenylate synthase: MAKYFDVHPQTPQARTIGTVVDSIRSDALIAYPTDSCFALGCRMGNHEGLERIRSIRRLDDRHHFTLMCENFAQLGQFVQIDNDVFRAVKAATPGSYTFILPATKEVPRRLMHPKKKTVGVRIPDHVVTRALLAELGEPLVSSTLLLPGESEPMTQGWEIKERLDHVLDAVVDSGDCGTEPTTVIDFSEGEAHIVRRGAGDPARFE, from the coding sequence ATGGCGAAGTACTTCGACGTGCACCCGCAGACCCCCCAGGCCCGCACCATCGGCACCGTGGTCGACAGCATCCGCTCCGACGCCCTCATCGCGTATCCGACCGACTCCTGTTTCGCCCTCGGCTGCCGCATGGGCAACCACGAGGGCCTGGAGCGGATCCGCTCCATCCGGCGGCTCGACGACCGCCACCACTTCACCCTGATGTGCGAGAACTTCGCCCAGCTGGGGCAGTTCGTCCAGATCGACAACGACGTCTTCCGCGCCGTCAAGGCGGCGACGCCGGGCAGCTACACCTTCATCCTCCCCGCCACCAAGGAGGTCCCGCGCCGACTGATGCACCCGAAGAAGAAGACGGTGGGGGTCAGGATCCCCGACCACGTCGTCACCCGCGCCCTGCTCGCCGAACTCGGCGAACCCCTGGTCTCCAGCACCCTGCTGCTCCCCGGCGAGAGCGAGCCGATGACCCAGGGCTGGGAGATCAAGGAGCGGCTCGACCACGTGCTGGACGCCGTGGTCGACTCCGGCGACTGCGGTACGGAGCCGACGACGGTCATCGACTTCTCCGAGGGCGAGGCGCACATCGTCCGGCGCGGGGCCGGCGACCCCGCACGCTTCGAGTGA
- a CDS encoding dihydrofolate reductase family protein, protein MTRIIADISVSLDGFVTGPDPGPENGLGTGGEALHTWAFSDDPDDRRVLHEGTVRSGAVVLGRRLFDLVDGPGGWDDETGYGAGEVGTPAFVVVTSSPPPAVRLAALDWTFVTTGLPDAVTTARGRAEAASTSSGKDLDVVLMGGGALIRSAFDAGLVDLLSLHLSPVLLGAGTPLFTGAVPRTLVQRSAVPTSTATHLTYDVL, encoded by the coding sequence ATGACGCGAATCATCGCCGACATCTCGGTCTCCCTCGACGGTTTCGTCACCGGCCCGGACCCCGGCCCGGAGAACGGATTGGGCACCGGCGGCGAGGCGCTGCACACCTGGGCGTTCTCCGACGACCCGGACGACCGCCGGGTCCTGCACGAGGGGACCGTCCGCTCGGGCGCCGTCGTCCTCGGCCGCCGCCTCTTCGACCTGGTCGACGGGCCGGGCGGCTGGGACGACGAGACCGGCTACGGTGCCGGGGAGGTCGGCACCCCCGCCTTCGTCGTCGTGACGAGCTCGCCACCGCCGGCGGTCCGGCTCGCCGCCCTCGACTGGACGTTCGTCACCACCGGTCTGCCCGACGCCGTCACCACCGCCCGCGGGCGCGCCGAAGCGGCTTCGACGAGCAGCGGCAAGGACCTCGACGTCGTCCTGATGGGAGGCGGCGCCCTGATCCGCTCGGCGTTCGACGCCGGGCTGGTCGACCTGCTCTCGCTGCACCTGTCGCCCGTCCTCCTGGGCGCCGGGACGCCCCTGTTCACCGGCGCGGTGCCGCGCACACTGGTGCAGCGCAGCGCCGTCCCGACGTCGACCGCGACGCACCTGACCTACGACGTCCTCTGA
- a CDS encoding alpha/beta fold hydrolase, producing the protein MASTSTSTSTSTSNAEQSAWTGTVPVDDTALAVTDTGGPGRPVVYLNGSYADRSHWRRVIADLGGEHRHITYDERARGRSKRSADYSFEACVRDLDAVLGARGVQRPILVGWSYGAMIAVHWAARNPDRALGVVSVDGALPHEWLDDAARAQIRKLFRRMSPLFPVARRLGLAARMSAAQHAEINIEANELCAPAALDPVLDRLTVPVRYVLATGGNLGGDPQLMEQIRANLDPVLARNPNIRVGSKVPSNHSKILRKDFGAVADAVRELAATRDHRAG; encoded by the coding sequence ATGGCCAGCACCAGCACCAGCACCAGCACCAGCACCAGCAACGCCGAGCAGTCCGCCTGGACCGGCACCGTGCCGGTCGACGACACCGCACTGGCCGTGACCGACACCGGCGGGCCCGGCCGCCCCGTGGTCTACCTCAACGGCTCCTACGCCGACCGGTCGCACTGGCGGCGCGTCATCGCCGACCTCGGCGGCGAGCACCGGCACATCACCTACGACGAGCGCGCCCGCGGCCGCTCGAAGCGCTCGGCGGACTACTCCTTCGAGGCCTGCGTCCGAGACCTCGACGCCGTCCTCGGGGCGCGGGGCGTGCAGCGGCCGATCCTGGTGGGCTGGTCCTACGGCGCGATGATCGCCGTGCACTGGGCCGCCCGGAACCCGGACCGCGCCCTGGGGGTGGTGTCCGTCGACGGCGCCCTGCCGCACGAATGGCTCGACGACGCGGCCCGGGCGCAGATCCGCAAGCTGTTCCGCCGGATGAGCCCGCTCTTCCCGGTCGCCCGCCGGCTCGGCCTGGCCGCGCGGATGAGCGCCGCGCAGCACGCCGAGATCAACATCGAGGCCAACGAACTCTGCGCGCCCGCCGCCCTCGACCCGGTCCTGGACCGCCTGACCGTACCGGTCCGGTACGTGCTCGCCACGGGTGGCAACCTCGGCGGCGACCCGCAACTGATGGAGCAGATCCGCGCCAACCTCGACCCGGTGCTCGCCCGCAACCCCAACATCCGGGTCGGCTCGAAGGTCCCGAGCAACCACTCCAAGATCCTCCGCAAGGACTTCGGAGCCGTCGCCGACGCGGTGCGCGAGCTCGCCGCCACCCGCGACCACCGGGCCGGCTGA
- a CDS encoding DUF4097 family beta strand repeat-containing protein, with amino-acid sequence MLKFDTPTPITTVLDIPAGRIRFIAADRADSTVEVLPADAAKGRDVKAAERITVEYADGVLRIGAAPAKNRILGNSGSVEVTVQLPAGSRVEAKAAAAELRGVGRLGEVTFEGAQGTVKLDETAGAHLTLQAGDITVGRLGGPARISTQQGDLNITEATRGTLTLHTLAGDITVGAARTTSAALDAGTTLGRIRNTLRNTEGTPDLTIRATTTHGDITAHSH; translated from the coding sequence ATGCTGAAGTTCGACACCCCCACCCCGATCACCACCGTCCTCGACATCCCCGCCGGGCGGATCCGGTTCATCGCCGCCGACCGGGCGGACAGCACGGTGGAGGTCCTGCCGGCGGACGCCGCCAAGGGCCGGGACGTGAAGGCGGCGGAGCGAATCACCGTCGAGTACGCCGACGGCGTGCTGCGGATCGGGGCCGCGCCGGCGAAGAACCGGATCCTCGGCAACTCCGGGTCGGTGGAGGTGACCGTCCAGCTGCCGGCCGGCTCCCGGGTCGAGGCCAAGGCCGCCGCCGCCGAACTGCGGGGCGTGGGGCGCCTCGGCGAGGTCACCTTCGAGGGCGCGCAGGGCACCGTCAAGCTCGACGAGACCGCCGGCGCCCACCTCACCCTCCAGGCCGGCGACATCACCGTCGGCCGCCTCGGCGGCCCCGCGCGGATCAGCACCCAGCAGGGCGACCTGAACATCACCGAAGCCACCCGCGGCACCCTCACCCTGCACACCCTGGCCGGCGACATCACGGTCGGCGCCGCCCGCACCACCTCCGCGGCCCTCGACGCCGGCACCACCCTCGGCCGCATCCGCAACACCCTCAGGAACACCGAAGGCACCCCCGACCTGACCATCCGGGCCACCACCACCCACGGCGACATCACCGCCCACAGCCACTGA
- a CDS encoding nuclear transport factor 2 family protein: protein MSRLPRAMTTLIAAAALSAVPATTAYAAQDAHRRPPRTVADWACAWNGTDPRALGALFTVDGVYTDLGVGVTFHGRQEISGWKARADSLIDNVHVIVRTARRDGWRITVEAFYAGHLKGAPKSFAVPMTTLLDVDGHGRISSDQDHYSLATVLAQSGLPADWTPPTH, encoded by the coding sequence ATGTCCCGCCTGCCCCGCGCCATGACCACGCTGATCGCCGCCGCAGCCCTGTCCGCCGTGCCCGCCACCACCGCCTACGCCGCGCAGGACGCCCATCGGCGCCCGCCGCGGACCGTCGCCGACTGGGCCTGCGCCTGGAACGGCACCGACCCCCGGGCGCTCGGCGCCCTGTTCACCGTCGACGGCGTCTACACCGACCTGGGCGTGGGGGTCACCTTCCACGGCCGCCAGGAGATCTCGGGGTGGAAGGCCCGCGCGGACAGCCTCATCGACAACGTCCACGTCATCGTGCGCACCGCCCGCCGCGACGGCTGGCGCATCACCGTGGAGGCCTTCTACGCCGGCCACCTCAAGGGCGCGCCCAAGTCCTTCGCCGTGCCGATGACCACCCTGCTCGACGTCGACGGCCACGGTCGGATCTCCTCCGACCAGGACCACTACAGCCTCGCCACCGTCCTCGCCCAGTCCGGCCTGCCCGCCGACTGGACCCCGCCCACCCACTGA